A single window of Patescibacteria group bacterium DNA harbors:
- a CDS encoding replication-associated recombination protein A codes for MKELSPLAERLRPQKLSEFFGQEHILAKDKILEQMIANQTLASLIFWGPPGIGKTTLARILSNEFKCRFVASSAVLIGVAEIKKIAENAKQDAEFLKQKTILFLDEIHRFNKAQQDVLLPYVEKGILTLIGATTENPSFTINSALLSRSRVLTFKPLSGSDQEKIINLALKDKTRGLGEQKLKINRKGKNVLIKFSGGDARSLLTTIEIASNGKKNYELNEKDIKEAIQNTILYYDKNGEEHYNIISALHKCLRDSDADAALYWLARMLEAGEDPLYVARRLVRFASEDIGLADNKALVYANAAKDAVHFIGMPEGKLALAQVVVYLAQAKKSNTLYTAYEKAARDAQETSSLGVPLVLRNAPTKLMKDLNYGKDYKYAPNSSAEEIKNQQHWPDDFGPKKYFEK; via the coding sequence ATGAAAGAATTAAGTCCATTAGCGGAGAGATTGAGGCCACAAAAATTATCGGAATTTTTTGGGCAGGAACATATTCTGGCCAAAGATAAGATATTGGAACAGATGATTGCCAATCAGACGCTTGCATCTTTGATCTTCTGGGGGCCGCCGGGGATCGGTAAAACAACTCTAGCCAGGATACTCAGTAATGAATTTAAGTGCCGGTTTGTCGCCAGTAGTGCCGTCTTGATTGGAGTGGCTGAAATAAAAAAGATCGCTGAAAATGCAAAACAAGATGCGGAATTCTTGAAACAGAAAACAATTCTATTTCTGGATGAAATACACAGATTTAATAAAGCTCAGCAGGACGTATTATTACCTTATGTAGAGAAGGGAATTTTGACGCTGATCGGCGCTACAACAGAGAATCCGTCTTTTACTATTAACTCAGCGCTGTTATCCAGATCCAGAGTGCTGACTTTTAAGCCATTATCCGGAAGTGATCAGGAAAAAATTATTAACCTGGCGCTGAAAGATAAAACGCGCGGACTGGGCGAGCAAAAATTAAAAATAAACCGTAAAGGGAAGAATGTTCTGATTAAATTTTCCGGTGGTGATGCGCGCAGTCTTTTAACTACGATTGAGATCGCCAGTAATGGAAAGAAGAACTATGAATTGAATGAAAAAGATATAAAAGAAGCAATCCAGAATACCATTTTATACTACGATAAAAATGGTGAAGAGCATTACAATATTATTTCCGCTTTGCATAAATGTTTGAGAGACTCGGATGCAGACGCGGCCCTTTATTGGCTGGCCAGAATGCTGGAAGCCGGCGAGGATCCATTATATGTTGCCAGGAGGCTGGTACGCTTTGCTTCGGAAGATATCGGCTTGGCGGATAACAAAGCTTTGGTTTATGCCAATGCCGCGAAAGACGCCGTGCACTTTATTGGTATGCCCGAAGGCAAGCTTGCTCTGGCGCAGGTGGTGGTTTATCTGGCCCAGGCAAAAAAATCTAATACTCTCTATACTGCCTACGAGAAAGCGGCGAGAGACGCACAAGAAACCAGCAGTCTGGGTGTGCCATTGGTCCTGCGCAATGCACCGACAAAATTAATGAAAGATTTAAATTACGGCAAGGATTACAAATATGCGCCGAACAGCAGTGCAGAAGAAATAAAAAATCAGCAACACTGGCCGGATGATTTTGGCCCGAAGAAATATTTTGAAAAATAA
- a CDS encoding uracil-DNA glycosylase has translation MTELEKIAEQIKICQKCVLFEKRTHAVPGSGNPNADLMFVGEGPGKNEDEQGLPFVGQAGKFLEEMLNTIGMKREDVFITNVVKCRPPENRDPLPEEVQTCSGSYLYAQIKIIKPKLIITLGRHAMEFFIPGRFISDIHGQPKRLINESTGEKQTYLPLYHPAAALYNGGLRETLIKDFKKIPKILEKIDTL, from the coding sequence ATGACCGAATTAGAAAAAATTGCTGAACAAATCAAAATATGCCAGAAGTGTGTATTGTTCGAAAAAAGAACGCATGCAGTGCCCGGTTCCGGCAATCCGAATGCTGATTTAATGTTCGTCGGTGAAGGCCCCGGTAAAAATGAAGATGAGCAAGGACTTCCTTTTGTCGGACAGGCGGGGAAATTTCTGGAGGAAATGCTGAATACGATCGGGATGAAACGGGAGGATGTATTTATCACTAATGTTGTTAAGTGCCGACCGCCGGAAAATCGTGATCCGTTGCCAGAAGAAGTGCAGACTTGCTCGGGCAGTTATTTATACGCACAAATAAAGATAATCAAACCAAAATTAATCATCACACTCGGCCGGCACGCGATGGAGTTTTTTATTCCCGGGAGATTTATATCTGACATACATGGCCAGCCAAAAAGACTGATTAATGAATCAACAGGAGAAAAACAGACTTACCTCCCGCTCTATCATCCGGCGGCCGCTTTGTATAACGGCGGTCTGCGCGAAACTTTGATTAAGGATTTTAAAAAGATTCCGAAGATTTTGGAAAAAATAGATACACTATGA
- a CDS encoding response regulator, translating into MIEDDVNQAQLYGAKFRLESYDFISAEGGESGCKMAREQKPDVILLDIILFNEDGMQVLREIKQNIKTESIPVIVFSNLDKKEVVDEALKLGAVDYIIKSKVVPAQIVEKVATLTGK; encoded by the coding sequence ATGATAGAAGATGATGTAAATCAGGCCCAGTTGTATGGTGCAAAATTTCGCTTGGAAAGTTATGACTTCATCTCTGCCGAAGGCGGTGAATCCGGTTGTAAAATGGCTCGGGAACAAAAGCCGGATGTAATTCTTTTGGATATAATTCTTTTCAATGAGGACGGTATGCAGGTACTTAGAGAAATAAAGCAGAATATAAAGACTGAAAGTATCCCGGTGATTGTGTTTTCAAATCTGGACAAAAAGGAAGTTGTTGACGAGGCATTGAAACTGGGCGCGGTAGATTATATAATAAAGTCAAAAGTAGTTCCAGCTCAAATTGTGGAGAAGGTGGCGACATTAACCGGTAAATAG
- a CDS encoding HAMP domain-containing sensor histidine kinase, whose translation MSKIKKQNGEKEIGKSCYLNRNCWLVNNLNSLPYKRCQYCELRFRKCLFLQYQVISMVLICFSFLLFYLVDKNISVSAIIIIFSLVIVYGYFFNKSTEKIIKSNFFEKKTKESLKQLSNELEDRVKEQTREIQKKADRMMKLIEMRSEFLDIASHQLRTPTSVIKGTLAMLRDGDLDKMKQIEKAKFIDGMYQKSIKLEEIINDILMASEMDTAGEKAMSLSDKFDLTELIEKIVVQHSLDIKNKKLKLVWRKPAKPMMMRGSLRYIEEAINNILDNAIKYTNKGTISVFLVKKKTKAILTVQDTGIGIPEEDQNKVFKKFIRASNARSAYTDGSGLGLFIVKGIIDKHPGAKIWMESTENKGTKFCVEFNLLAKSK comes from the coding sequence ATGAGCAAAATAAAAAAACAAAACGGGGAAAAAGAAATTGGAAAGAGTTGTTATCTTAATAGAAACTGTTGGTTGGTAAATAATCTTAATTCTCTTCCCTATAAACGTTGCCAGTATTGTGAATTAAGATTCCGCAAATGCTTGTTTTTGCAGTATCAGGTGATCAGTATGGTTCTGATTTGTTTTTCTTTCCTGTTATTTTATCTGGTTGATAAAAATATTTCTGTTTCAGCTATCATTATAATTTTTTCCCTGGTCATCGTTTATGGCTATTTCTTCAATAAGAGCACGGAGAAAATAATTAAATCTAATTTTTTTGAAAAGAAAACGAAGGAAAGTCTAAAGCAGCTTTCAAATGAACTGGAAGACAGGGTTAAAGAACAAACCAGAGAAATCCAGAAAAAGGCCGACCGCATGATGAAGCTTATTGAGATGCGTTCTGAATTTTTGGACATCGCTTCACATCAATTGAGAACACCCACGTCAGTTATTAAGGGTACATTGGCCATGCTGAGAGATGGTGATCTGGACAAAATGAAACAAATAGAAAAAGCTAAGTTCATTGACGGGATGTATCAGAAGAGTATTAAACTGGAGGAGATAATCAATGATATCTTAATGGCTTCAGAGATGGATACGGCCGGTGAAAAGGCAATGAGTTTAAGTGATAAATTTGATTTAACTGAACTGATTGAAAAGATAGTCGTGCAGCACAGTCTGGATATTAAGAATAAGAAGTTGAAGCTTGTCTGGCGCAAACCGGCGAAACCAATGATGATGCGTGGCAGTTTAAGGTATATTGAGGAGGCGATCAATAATATTTTGGACAATGCAATCAAATATACAAACAAGGGTACGATCTCAGTATTTTTAGTAAAGAAAAAAACAAAAGCAATTTTGACAGTGCAGGATACCGGTATTGGCATTCCGGAGGAGGATCAGAATAAGGTTTTTAAGAAATTTATCAGAGCGAGTAACGCCAGGAGCGCCTATACTGATGGTTCCGGATTGGGGCTGTTTATTGTGAAGGGGATAATTGATAAACATCCGGGAGCAAAAATTTGGATGGAGAGTACAGAAAATAAGGGGACCAAATTTTGTGTGGAATTTAATCTTTTGGCAAAATCTAAATAA